A region from the Bacillus sp. Marseille-P3661 genome encodes:
- a CDS encoding CBS domain-containing protein produces the protein MEEKNNHLSNSERFLSAFNTVTRELEKLVQGRGHLPFYRLVDMGKKKNGLIMTYQNDLKELSELRNAIIHHADYPEYVIAEPHLSVVDKIEKLAGELTKPKTLIPYFSRKVQTYQKDDSLKSVLLTIKHSGYSQFPIYENNHFVGLITDRGIAKWFANHINDDQVSLKFDTTLNEVLSFEKNRRNYVFMSQDQTIYDVREKFHQHYDQFAIRLDAVLITENGYPNERLLGIVTPFDIAQLPFMKI, from the coding sequence ATGGAAGAAAAAAACAACCACCTTAGTAATTCTGAACGTTTTTTAAGTGCTTTTAATACGGTTACTAGAGAGCTTGAAAAGCTAGTTCAAGGTAGGGGCCATCTTCCTTTTTATCGATTAGTGGATATGGGGAAAAAGAAAAATGGACTGATAATGACATATCAGAACGATTTGAAGGAATTATCCGAACTGAGAAATGCGATTATCCACCACGCTGATTATCCTGAATATGTAATAGCTGAACCACATTTATCTGTTGTTGACAAAATAGAAAAATTAGCTGGTGAACTGACTAAACCTAAAACGTTAATACCATATTTTTCAAGAAAGGTGCAAACCTATCAAAAAGATGACTCATTAAAGTCAGTGCTATTAACAATTAAGCATAGTGGATACTCACAGTTTCCAATATATGAAAATAATCATTTTGTCGGTTTGATAACAGACCGTGGCATAGCTAAATGGTTTGCGAATCATATTAATGATGATCAGGTTTCCTTAAAATTCGATACAACTTTGAATGAAGTATTATCTTTTGAAAAGAATCGGCGTAATTATGTTTTTATGAGCCAAGACCAAACGATTTATGATGTTAGAGAAAAGTTTCATCAGCATTATGATCAATTTGCCATAAGGCTTGATGCGGTTCTTATAACTGAAAATGGGTATCCGAATGAAAGGTTATTAGGGATTGTCACACCGTTTGATATTGCACAATTACCGTTTATGAAAATATAG
- a CDS encoding NAD(P)-dependent oxidoreductase, with protein sequence MRIGFIGLGNMGLPMAKNLVKAGFEVYGKNRSKGKEELFEQAGGKIGMSVATMAKELDVILTCLPLPIDVENIYFGEDGLLNNGRQGLIIVDHSTVAPGLNKKIAAAASEKGIQYLDAPISGGNFGAEDGTLTIMVGGNDEVYKKVLPLFEVMGQNIYHIGEIGSGSVVKLINNLMVAFHTQAVSEAVSLGKNMGIDLDLLYSILNNSYAQSRIFERHYNNFIAKNQFDAGFAIKLLHKDMRLAEQMATEANMNLTIGSKLTEILQEAIENDLGEKDMSALYAHFNTKQV encoded by the coding sequence ATGAGAATTGGTTTTATTGGATTAGGAAATATGGGACTGCCAATGGCAAAAAATTTAGTGAAAGCTGGCTTTGAGGTATATGGAAAGAATCGCAGTAAGGGAAAGGAAGAGTTATTTGAGCAAGCAGGTGGCAAGATTGGTATGTCTGTAGCTACGATGGCAAAAGAGCTTGATGTCATTTTAACTTGTCTCCCACTACCTATAGATGTTGAAAACATTTATTTTGGTGAAGATGGACTGCTAAATAATGGACGACAAGGACTAATCATCGTCGACCATAGCACCGTCGCTCCTGGATTAAATAAAAAAATTGCAGCTGCCGCTTCAGAAAAGGGTATTCAATATTTGGATGCTCCCATTAGTGGCGGTAATTTCGGTGCTGAAGATGGCACGTTAACCATAATGGTTGGCGGTAACGATGAAGTATATAAAAAGGTACTGCCATTATTTGAGGTAATGGGTCAAAATATATACCATATCGGTGAAATTGGCAGTGGTTCCGTAGTAAAATTAATTAATAATTTAATGGTTGCTTTTCATACTCAAGCAGTAAGTGAAGCTGTTTCACTAGGTAAAAACATGGGTATAGACTTAGATCTGCTTTACTCCATTTTAAATAATAGTTATGCACAGAGTCGTATTTTTGAGCGCCACTATAACAATTTCATCGCAAAAAATCAATTTGATGCAGGTTTTGCGATCAAACTATTACATAAAGATATGAGGTTAGCTGAACAGATGGCTACAGAAGCAAATATGAATTTAACCATTGGTTCAAAGTTAACAGAAATTCTCCAAGAAGCGATCGAAAATGATCTTGGCGAAAAAGATATGTCTGCCCTATATGCGCATTTCAATACTAAACAGGTCTAA
- a CDS encoding type III polyketide synthase, whose product MSMIVSIGVCTPPYRLAQETTVQFARELFKESFDDIERLLKVFDNGQIKERYFSVPLEWFGRSHSFEEKNNMYIEKAIEFGINAITNCLTNLNFLSKPIPYEEIDAIFFISSSGISTPSIEAKIMNKLPFNMHCKRIPIWGLGCAGGAAGISRAYEYCKAFPKSKVLVLSVELCSLTFQRNDHSKSNLVGTSIFADGVACTLICGDEANYEKKLECLPKIVATQSTLMPNSEDVMGWEIKNDGFFVIFSKDIPCIIRTWLRSNVEEFLTQCNLSISDITQFVAHPGGKKVLVAYREALGFPVKLTELSEYVLEHYGNMSSATIFYVLMQFMEKRNKQNEYGLLTALGPGFSSELLLLHWE is encoded by the coding sequence ATGTCGATGATCGTTTCAATTGGAGTATGTACTCCGCCATATCGGTTAGCACAAGAAACTACTGTTCAATTTGCTCGAGAGCTTTTTAAAGAATCTTTTGATGATATCGAGCGATTGTTAAAAGTTTTTGATAACGGGCAAATTAAAGAACGCTATTTTTCAGTACCTCTAGAATGGTTCGGTAGATCCCATAGTTTTGAGGAAAAAAATAATATGTACATCGAAAAAGCAATAGAATTTGGCATTAATGCAATAACTAATTGCTTAACCAATCTCAATTTCCTATCAAAACCTATACCTTACGAGGAAATAGATGCCATTTTTTTTATTTCATCCAGTGGAATCTCTACACCAAGTATAGAAGCGAAAATTATGAATAAACTGCCATTTAATATGCATTGTAAACGAATACCTATTTGGGGGCTGGGTTGTGCAGGTGGAGCGGCAGGTATTTCAAGAGCCTACGAGTATTGCAAGGCGTTTCCAAAATCCAAAGTGCTTGTTTTAAGTGTTGAGCTTTGCAGTTTAACTTTTCAAAGAAATGATCACTCTAAAAGTAACTTAGTTGGAACATCTATCTTTGCAGATGGGGTTGCCTGTACTCTAATATGTGGTGACGAAGCAAACTATGAAAAAAAGCTTGAATGTCTTCCAAAAATAGTAGCTACGCAGTCCACTTTGATGCCAAACTCTGAAGATGTAATGGGGTGGGAGATTAAAAATGATGGATTTTTTGTCATCTTTTCAAAAGATATACCTTGTATAATCCGTACATGGTTAAGGTCTAATGTGGAGGAATTTCTTACACAGTGTAACTTATCTATCTCTGATATCACCCAATTTGTTGCACACCCAGGTGGTAAAAAGGTGTTAGTGGCTTATCGTGAAGCATTGGGATTTCCCGTAAAATTAACTGAACTTTCCGAATATGTATTAGAACATTATGGCAACATGTCTTCGGCAACCATCTTTTATGTATTGATGCAGTTTATGGAAAAACGAAATAAACAAAATGAATATGGTCTTTTAACTGCGCTAGGACCAGGATTTAGCTCTGAGTTATTATTACTACATTGGGAATAG
- a CDS encoding chemotaxis protein CheX: MEINLINNSNIVEVVKLALAEKVTHVINGTIESVKSVIPVPVTIGAPSMMIQPFEQNSIGVLIGMVGHIKGNVLIESDELTFGSLGEIMFGMLLEGEMLKSFTGELGNMLAGNLCTFIAQKGVEVDITPPTVIVGQSELYGVDQAYRVPVTIEGKGELQITLIVEK, encoded by the coding sequence ATGGAAATTAATCTTATAAATAATAGTAATATTGTTGAGGTGGTTAAACTGGCATTAGCTGAAAAAGTCACTCATGTGATTAATGGTACAATAGAATCGGTAAAAAGTGTTATTCCTGTTCCCGTTACGATTGGAGCTCCTAGCATGATGATTCAGCCGTTTGAACAAAATTCAATTGGTGTTTTGATAGGTATGGTTGGCCATATAAAAGGGAATGTACTCATTGAAAGTGATGAACTAACCTTTGGATCCCTCGGAGAAATTATGTTCGGAATGTTACTCGAAGGTGAAATGCTCAAGTCCTTTACAGGAGAGCTTGGAAATATGTTAGCTGGCAACCTTTGTACTTTTATAGCACAAAAAGGAGTCGAAGTTGATATTACTCCACCAACTGTAATCGTCGGACAATCGGAACTGTATGGGGTTGATCAAGCTTATCGTGTACCCGTAACAATTGAAGGAAAAGGAGAGCTACAAATAACCTTAATTGTAGAGAAATAA
- a CDS encoding DUF2533 family protein: protein MSVHKAISSHSEKQHYIVKTFTELDAKRERYIEKAVQQCMNNQPFSIKEINEITKEMNELSKKGIVTSLPVRQQVSDEMVQEYVQKLKK from the coding sequence GTGAGTGTACATAAAGCAATTAGCAGTCATTCAGAGAAACAGCATTATATAGTAAAAACATTTACGGAGTTAGATGCTAAACGTGAAAGATATATTGAAAAAGCTGTTCAACAATGCATGAATAATCAACCTTTTTCTATAAAAGAAATTAATGAGATTACAAAGGAAATGAATGAATTGAGCAAAAAAGGAATTGTTACATCATTGCCAGTACGACAACAGGTATCAGACGAAATGGTACAAGAATACGTACAAAAATTGAAAAAATAA
- a CDS encoding sulfurtransferase, protein MKNIVSVEWLHENLENPSIRIIDCRFHLDKPTEGLALYIEEHIPGALYFDLEKDLSSKVKAVGGRHPLPDIDTLVDKLSAAGIDNDTIVVAYDDQASMIASRLWWLLKYLGHTQVFVLDGGYFKWKSEGYPTTNDFQQFQRKEFSPVINSHFLADMSEVKENVRTEISCLIDSRELKRFEGIEEPIDHKAGHIPGALQYFWRDCLNENYVWKTLDELKNHFNQLSINASIIVYCGSGVSACPNILALDELGYNNTKLYIGSWSDWISYEDNPIELGVKS, encoded by the coding sequence ATGAAAAATATTGTAAGTGTTGAATGGTTACATGAAAATTTAGAAAATCCCTCAATTCGGATTATAGATTGTCGGTTTCATTTGGATAAGCCAACGGAGGGCTTAGCACTTTATATAGAAGAGCATATTCCGGGAGCACTTTATTTTGATTTGGAAAAAGATTTATCAAGTAAAGTAAAAGCTGTTGGAGGACGTCATCCATTACCGGATATAGATACACTGGTTGATAAGCTGTCAGCAGCAGGAATTGATAATGACACGATTGTCGTTGCATATGATGATCAAGCAAGCATGATAGCTTCTAGGCTTTGGTGGTTACTTAAATATTTGGGCCACACACAAGTATTTGTTCTTGATGGTGGTTATTTTAAATGGAAATCAGAAGGGTATCCAACTACAAATGATTTTCAGCAATTTCAACGCAAGGAATTTTCTCCAGTTATTAACAGTCATTTTTTAGCTGATATGTCAGAGGTGAAAGAAAATGTCCGAACTGAAATCTCTTGCTTAATAGACTCCAGAGAATTAAAAAGATTTGAAGGAATTGAAGAACCTATTGATCATAAAGCAGGCCATATACCTGGAGCTTTACAATATTTCTGGAGAGATTGTTTGAATGAAAATTACGTATGGAAAACACTTGATGAATTAAAGAACCATTTTAATCAGCTATCTATAAATGCATCAATAATTGTTTATTGCGGCTCAGGTGTATCTGCTTGTCCGAATATCCTAGCTTTAGACGAATTAGGCTATAATAATACCAAACTATATATTGGTAGCTGGAGTGATTGGATTAGCTATGAAGATAACCCAATCGAGCTTGGTGTAAAAAGTTAA
- the ligD gene encoding non-homologous end-joining DNA ligase, with the protein MGRSVETVHEITVGQTNVQLTHVTKVLWKTKNIRKIDYLNYLMNVSSYMLPFLKNRKLTTIRFPNGIHDEKFYQKNCPEYAPTFIKTKMEDGIKYIICQDKATLLWLGNQSAIEFHIPFSTVGTTKPTEIVFDLDPPSRKDFHLAIEAALLLKESFDKLNLISFVKTSGNKGLQVYIPLPDDTFNYEQTRGFTEFMAQYLIAKEPQWFTTERLKVNRGKKLYVDYIQHAEGKTIIAPYSLRGNEEALVATPLEWKEVTRELHPEQFPIETTKSRLERGCPFSDFFKAKEQQPFAKVIELLLTAK; encoded by the coding sequence ATGGGAAGAAGCGTTGAAACAGTCCATGAGATAACAGTTGGACAAACGAATGTTCAGCTCACACATGTTACAAAAGTTTTGTGGAAAACAAAAAATATAAGGAAAATTGATTATTTAAATTACTTGATGAATGTCTCTTCCTATATGCTCCCATTTTTAAAAAATCGCAAGCTAACAACAATCAGATTTCCTAATGGAATCCATGATGAAAAATTCTATCAAAAAAATTGCCCTGAATATGCGCCAACATTTATCAAAACCAAGATGGAAGATGGAATAAAATATATTATTTGCCAAGATAAGGCTACTTTATTATGGTTAGGTAACCAGTCAGCAATTGAATTTCATATTCCGTTTTCAACTGTAGGTACAACTAAACCTACAGAAATAGTATTTGATTTAGATCCTCCATCAAGGAAAGATTTTCATTTAGCAATTGAAGCAGCGCTGCTACTTAAGGAATCTTTTGACAAGTTAAATCTAATATCTTTTGTGAAGACATCGGGTAATAAAGGTCTACAGGTTTATATTCCCCTTCCAGATGATACCTTTAACTACGAGCAAACAAGGGGATTCACTGAATTTATGGCACAATATTTAATTGCAAAAGAACCTCAATGGTTTACAACGGAAAGGCTTAAAGTAAATAGAGGAAAAAAACTATATGTTGATTATATTCAGCATGCCGAAGGTAAAACGATAATTGCTCCATATTCTTTGCGTGGAAACGAAGAGGCGCTTGTAGCAACTCCATTAGAGTGGAAGGAAGTGACAAGAGAATTACATCCTGAACAATTTCCAATAGAGACGACAAAATCCCGTTTGGAACGAGGATGTCCATTTTCTGACTTTTTTAAAGCTAAAGAACAGCAACCTTTCGCTAAGGTTATCGAGCTATTACTTACTGCCAAATAG
- a CDS encoding isoprenylcysteine carboxyl methyltransferase family protein produces the protein MFFLILITLLILQRLVELGIAKRNEKWMKSKGAIEVGQEHYKYIVSVHILFFISLLFEVSYFGKSFSPLWGVFFSFFVVAQLLRAWSLQSLGRFWNTKIIILPNVNIISKGPYKYIRHPNYLVVVIELLVVPLIFNAFWTALIFSVLNLIVLSIRIPMEEQALMEETNYKSVFFHRSRFTPSK, from the coding sequence ATGTTTTTTTTAATTCTGATTACATTATTAATTCTCCAAAGACTAGTTGAATTAGGAATTGCAAAACGAAATGAAAAATGGATGAAGTCCAAAGGTGCAATTGAGGTCGGGCAGGAGCATTATAAATATATTGTATCTGTACATATTTTATTTTTTATTTCACTTCTTTTTGAAGTGAGTTATTTTGGCAAGAGTTTCTCGCCATTATGGGGAGTTTTTTTCTCATTTTTTGTAGTAGCACAATTGCTACGAGCATGGAGTTTACAATCACTTGGTCGCTTTTGGAATACAAAAATTATAATCTTACCAAATGTTAACATTATTTCCAAGGGCCCTTATAAATACATAAGGCATCCAAACTATCTAGTTGTTGTTATTGAATTATTAGTAGTACCACTAATTTTTAATGCTTTTTGGACAGCGCTGATTTTTTCTGTATTAAACTTAATTGTTTTAAGTATAAGAATCCCGATGGAGGAACAGGCATTAATGGAGGAAACAAACTATAAATCTGTATTTTTCCATCGTTCCCGGTTTACACCATCTAAATAA
- a CDS encoding nucleotidyltransferase domain-containing protein — protein sequence MAYSKKEIKGEGDKMFKSIARELTQFEKDYACKIIYVVEAGSRVWGYSSQNSDYDIRFIFKHPVRAYCSLTNPISVIEKKLPMIEFHGWDLLKALQLYQKSNPSLYEWLFSSIIYDENSGCIEELRSLAKTHYSLKKLGFHYLSLAKSNIKKEVKTPKMVIQINRALLMVKWIVERKELPPLSIEQLLYNSNLESAVSQQLVSLLRSLQEQKKEIMFHNNDETIIKAIDDLSVKLQYLDEGIQNTSILNKLFWKELNIL from the coding sequence GTGGCATATAGTAAAAAAGAAATTAAGGGAGAAGGTGATAAGATGTTTAAGTCTATTGCAAGAGAGTTAACGCAGTTTGAGAAGGATTATGCTTGCAAAATTATTTATGTAGTCGAGGCTGGAAGTAGAGTATGGGGTTATTCTTCTCAGAATAGTGACTATGATATTCGTTTTATTTTCAAGCATCCAGTTCGTGCTTATTGTAGTTTAACGAATCCTATTAGCGTAATTGAAAAAAAGCTGCCAATGATTGAGTTCCACGGCTGGGACCTATTAAAAGCATTACAACTTTATCAAAAATCTAATCCAAGTTTATATGAATGGTTGTTTTCGTCGATTATTTATGATGAAAATAGCGGTTGTATTGAAGAACTTAGAAGTTTAGCTAAAACTCACTACTCATTAAAAAAGTTAGGTTTTCATTATTTAAGCCTTGCGAAAAGCAATATAAAAAAAGAAGTAAAAACGCCAAAAATGGTTATTCAAATAAATAGAGCGTTATTGATGGTTAAATGGATTGTTGAAAGAAAGGAATTACCTCCATTAAGTATAGAACAGTTGCTATATAATAGTAATCTTGAATCAGCTGTTAGTCAACAGTTGGTGTCTTTACTAAGGTCCTTACAAGAGCAAAAAAAAGAGATAATGTTTCATAACAATGATGAGACAATCATAAAAGCAATTGACGACTTATCTGTGAAGTTACAATATCTTGATGAAGGTATTCAAAATACTTCCATATTAAATAAGTTATTTTGGAAAGAGCTGAATATTTTATAA
- a CDS encoding dynamin family protein, with product MVQLLEKELILNELEVTNRLTALYLHFESSGDVDNANKLKQLIDKTSQKEFMVGFCGHFSAGKSTMMNKLMGKEVLPSSPIPTSANLVKIKKGRNYARVFYKQGQPVEFPAPYDYEVVKNFAKDGNSVEAIEISDEDVSLPEDVAIMDTPGIDSTDEAHRISTESALHLADIILYVMDYNHVQSEENFTFTKTLKDREKPVYLVVNMIDKHNEDELSFQAYRDSVISAFNGWGVKVDGIFFTTLKDLGNPHNEYEKLEQFLTQQMLDKEQLLLKSVLIATKPLIDDHLAFLEKQNETQRLELEKELEHLPETDRKIVIDKVISLEERHSSLISKKAIFFDKFNTELSKILDNAYLMPAATRELAHAYIESKQSDFKVGILFSKKKTEEERKARLQAFYESLKQQVQSQLDWHLKDFIVKYLKVNGIEDESLIKSVYEDVTVEFTPSLLEDLVKKGAGLTGEYILNYTKDVAAEIKGLYRKIAVQKLNQGASILDNNINQELDNVKKELSEYQAYKHAVEGLRQLKEQKNETETKLVGLLTEELSTVVLQKVNEWLKQYQAIEPAFEIKQMEVNREIQVKTETQEDRALSKLIEIDEGNIQNLAFNVKEQMSETVNKLKLATGLLSGVKGMQTLIKDMNAKANRIENNSFTVALFGAFSAGKSSFANALIGEKLLPVSPNPTTATINKILPTTENRPHGTVLVKVKTEEQLYNDVRQSFAVFDQTCVSMEDALQRIRSLNYDSNEAKEKPHYAFLKAVQLGYEPIAQHLGQVLTVDLVEFQDYVAKEEKSCFVEWIELYYDCPLTKQGITLVDTPGADSINARHTGVAFEYIKNADAILFVTYYNHAFSKADREFLIQLGRVKETFEMDKMFFIVNAADLAKSEEELLVVTNYVGEELQKYGIRIPRIYPLSSKLALDEKIKSNDQNSGMPEFERAFHSFIMNDLAQLSIQSAHEDLRRTVIALEDIIHNAKESDEVKKKKREEAELTQKQIVNVINSKDNQVEERSIKQEVEELIFYVKQRVFFRYNDFYNEAFNPSSLREDGRDMKKAIQACFDELIQALGFDLAQEMRATSLRIEKYMNKMLKEIHLTLEKNIQHVNNHIQLLSFESKSFKTLTFENALQTINKDLFRSALTIFKGSKSFFEQGGKAKLKQELQPIFEPQVDLYLQEQLTLIKTSYLEEFNLVVEQLLQDVLAEVNEYYEGYLAALSEKIDINHLENVKKEIQSVL from the coding sequence ATGGTACAATTATTGGAAAAAGAACTTATTTTAAATGAATTAGAAGTAACAAACCGCTTAACAGCATTATACTTACATTTCGAATCAAGTGGAGATGTTGATAATGCAAATAAGTTGAAACAATTAATAGATAAGACTAGTCAAAAAGAATTTATGGTTGGCTTTTGTGGTCATTTTTCAGCTGGAAAATCCACTATGATGAACAAACTAATGGGAAAAGAGGTATTACCTTCAAGTCCAATTCCAACCAGTGCAAATCTCGTAAAGATTAAAAAGGGTCGGAATTATGCAAGAGTATTTTACAAACAAGGGCAACCGGTTGAATTTCCCGCACCATATGATTATGAAGTAGTAAAAAATTTCGCTAAAGACGGAAATTCGGTTGAGGCGATTGAGATTAGTGATGAAGATGTATCTCTACCAGAAGATGTAGCGATAATGGATACGCCAGGTATTGATTCAACTGATGAGGCTCACCGTATTTCAACTGAATCTGCATTACATTTAGCAGATATCATCCTATATGTAATGGATTATAATCACGTCCAATCTGAAGAGAACTTTACGTTTACTAAGACGCTAAAGGATCGCGAAAAGCCTGTCTATTTAGTCGTTAATATGATCGACAAACATAATGAAGACGAATTAAGTTTTCAAGCATATAGAGATAGTGTTATTTCAGCTTTTAACGGGTGGGGTGTAAAGGTTGATGGAATCTTTTTTACAACGCTTAAAGACCTTGGAAATCCTCATAATGAATATGAAAAACTTGAGCAATTTTTAACTCAGCAAATGTTGGATAAAGAGCAACTTTTATTAAAAAGTGTGCTGATAGCAACAAAACCACTTATTGACGATCATTTAGCATTTCTTGAGAAACAAAATGAAACTCAACGATTAGAACTGGAGAAAGAACTAGAACATTTACCTGAAACAGACCGGAAAATAGTAATTGACAAAGTTATAAGTCTTGAAGAAAGACATAGTTCACTAATATCTAAAAAAGCTATCTTCTTTGATAAATTCAATACAGAGCTCTCTAAAATATTAGACAATGCTTATTTGATGCCTGCAGCCACTAGGGAACTAGCGCATGCATACATTGAGTCAAAGCAATCTGATTTTAAAGTGGGTATTTTGTTTTCGAAGAAAAAAACAGAGGAAGAACGAAAAGCAAGATTACAGGCATTTTATGAAAGTCTTAAACAACAAGTACAATCCCAATTAGATTGGCATTTAAAGGATTTTATAGTGAAATATTTAAAAGTAAATGGGATAGAAGACGAGTCATTGATTAAAAGTGTCTATGAAGATGTTACAGTAGAATTTACTCCAAGCTTATTAGAAGACCTTGTAAAAAAAGGTGCAGGTCTAACAGGAGAATATATATTAAATTATACAAAAGATGTTGCTGCTGAGATAAAAGGGCTTTATCGAAAAATCGCTGTTCAAAAACTCAATCAAGGGGCATCTATATTAGATAATAATATTAACCAAGAGCTGGATAATGTGAAAAAGGAGCTTTCTGAATACCAGGCCTATAAACATGCGGTTGAAGGCTTACGACAATTGAAAGAACAGAAGAATGAAACGGAAACTAAGTTAGTAGGATTATTAACTGAAGAGCTGTCAACTGTTGTCCTACAAAAGGTTAATGAATGGCTAAAGCAATATCAAGCTATTGAACCAGCTTTTGAAATTAAACAGATGGAAGTTAATAGAGAGATTCAAGTGAAAACTGAAACTCAAGAAGATAGAGCGTTATCTAAACTTATAGAAATAGATGAAGGAAATATTCAAAATCTGGCCTTTAATGTAAAAGAGCAAATGAGTGAAACTGTCAATAAATTAAAGCTGGCAACTGGATTATTATCTGGTGTAAAAGGAATGCAAACACTTATCAAAGATATGAATGCAAAAGCAAATCGTATTGAAAATAACTCCTTTACAGTCGCTTTATTTGGTGCTTTTAGTGCAGGGAAATCTTCTTTTGCTAATGCGTTAATTGGAGAAAAGCTGTTACCTGTTTCACCGAATCCTACAACAGCAACGATTAATAAAATTTTACCGACAACTGAGAATCGACCGCATGGAACAGTATTGGTTAAGGTTAAAACAGAAGAACAGCTCTATAATGATGTGAGACAATCATTTGCTGTGTTTGATCAAACTTGTGTTTCAATGGAAGATGCGCTCCAAAGGATACGTTCGTTAAATTACGACAGCAATGAAGCGAAAGAGAAACCACACTATGCATTTTTAAAGGCAGTTCAATTAGGATATGAGCCAATCGCTCAACATTTAGGTCAAGTGTTAACAGTGGATTTAGTTGAATTCCAGGATTATGTGGCAAAAGAAGAAAAGTCATGCTTTGTTGAATGGATCGAATTATATTATGATTGCCCACTAACAAAACAAGGAATTACCTTAGTGGATACACCGGGGGCTGATTCGATCAATGCAAGACATACTGGTGTAGCGTTTGAATATATTAAAAATGCTGATGCGATTTTATTTGTCACGTATTATAATCACGCCTTCTCAAAAGCTGACCGTGAATTTTTAATTCAGCTAGGTCGTGTAAAAGAAACTTTTGAAATGGATAAAATGTTCTTTATCGTGAATGCAGCAGATTTAGCGAAATCAGAGGAAGAGCTTCTCGTTGTTACGAATTATGTTGGTGAGGAGCTTCAAAAATATGGTATTCGAATTCCAAGGATTTATCCATTATCTAGTAAGCTTGCATTAGATGAGAAAATAAAATCTAATGATCAAAATTCAGGTATGCCTGAGTTTGAACGTGCCTTTCATTCCTTCATTATGAATGATTTAGCACAACTATCTATTCAATCCGCACATGAAGATCTAAGAAGAACAGTTATTGCATTAGAGGACATTATTCATAATGCAAAAGAAAGTGATGAAGTCAAAAAGAAGAAACGTGAAGAAGCAGAACTAACACAAAAACAAATTGTCAATGTTATAAACTCAAAGGACAATCAGGTAGAAGAACGTTCAATTAAGCAAGAAGTTGAAGAACTGATCTTTTATGTGAAACAACGAGTGTTCTTCAGATATAATGATTTTTATAATGAAGCGTTTAATCCATCTTCGTTAAGGGAAGATGGTCGTGACATGAAAAAGGCTATTCAAGCATGTTTTGACGAACTAATTCAAGCATTAGGATTTGATTTAGCACAGGAAATGCGTGCAACCTCTTTAAGAATTGAGAAGTATATGAATAAAATGTTAAAAGAGATTCACCTTACATTAGAGAAGAATATCCAGCATGTAAATAATCATATTCAACTATTATCGTTTGAAAGCAAATCATTCAAAACACTTACATTTGAGAATGCGTTACAAACAATTAATAAAGATCTTTTTAGATCAGCTTTAACAATATTCAAAGGATCAAAGTCTTTTTTCGAACAAGGTGGAAAGGCTAAGCTAAAACAAGAACTTCAACCAATATTTGAGCCGCAAGTAGATCTGTATTTACAAGAGCAATTGACACTTATTAAGACTTCCTATTTAGAGGAATTCAATCTAGTTGTTGAACAATTGCTTCAGGATGTATTGGCAGAGGTAAACGAGTATTATGAAGGCTATCTAGCTGCGTTGTCCGAGAAAATAGATATTAACCATTTGGAAAACGTGAAGAAGGAAATACAGTCTGTATTATAG